In Longimicrobiales bacterium, the genomic window CTCGAAGGCGGGGTTGGGTGGGGCGCTTCAGGCTCTTCGGCCGGGTGGCGTGTTGGCGATTTGGTCTGCGGGGCCGGACGAGGCGTTTACGAAGCGGCTTCGAGCGGTGGGCTTCGCGGTTGAGGAGGTTACGGTGCGGGCGCATGCGGGTAAGGGTGCGCGGCATGTGATCTGGATGGCGCGGCGGGATGGGGAGTAGTCCTCGCCTTTTGGGCATAGAGAACCAGAGGCGATCAGATCCTTCGCCCGGAATGACCTCGCTTCCCGCTTCATCATGTGTGCACCTCGAGTGGAACTGGGGATCGAGGACTTACAGGAGTGTCTCGGGGTTTCGGGGACCTCCGTCGGGCCTAGTGTCCTTAACTGCGCCGCGGTTTGTGACGTTCGAGCGCTTGGTCCCGTCTGGGTCCGTTTCTAATTCCTCTGGGCAGGCCTGTGCCCACGATGTGCCCCACTCACGGGTTTGATTCCAGGTCGGGAAGTTCGAACCAGAACGTGCTGCCCTCGCCTACCTGGCTGACGACGCCGATGCGACCACCGTGGGCTTCGACCGCCAACTTACAGAACGCGAGCCCGAGCCCGGTGGAAACCTTCACGCGTCGCTCGCCACGACCGACCTGACCGAACTTCTCGAAGATCAATTCGTGATACTCCGCCGGAATTCCGTCGCCGGTATCCCTCACCTCCACGCGTGCAGATCCGTTCTCGTCCTTACGGACAGTGACCTTCACTGACCCGTCTTCGGGCGTGAAAGTAAGCGCGTTCGAGACGAGGTTTGCGATCACACGGGTCACGACCTGTTCGTCATAGGCCGCCTGGACGTCTCCCTCTGCCTCCACGGTTACGTCGCGCTCGGTGATCATTCCGCCCAGGGTATCGAGCGCGGCCCGCGCGGTCTCTACACACTGATGGACGCGGATGTCGAGCTCCATTCCCTCTGCCTCTATCGTGCTGACGTCGAGCACCCCGGTGACCATCTGTGACAGCCGCAACGCGCTTCTGACTGCCCCGGCCAAGTCCGTCTGGTGCTCTTCACTCAATGTGTCGGAGTCCATCTCCATCATTTGAAGTGACGTGATCATGCCCATGAGAGGACTCCGGAGGTCATGCACGATCATGTGCGTAAGGGAATCCCTGAGCGTTTCGAGTTTCTTGAGGTGCTCGTATTGTTCACGGAGTTGGTCGTGGGCATCGCGCAATTCTTCCGCGATCCGATGCCGTTCAGTGATGTCCCTACTGATCTTGATGAGGCCGAGCAGATCTCCCTCATAGTTGTAGAACGGTGCCTCGAGCGTGTCGAAGAGCGCTGTTCGGCCATCCGCGGCATCGTGCCAGCTCTCGCTGCGCAGCGTTTTCTCACCACTAAGTACCTCGTCATCGAGCGCACTTCTCCGGAGAGCCTCTCCTTCGTCGAAGAGTTCAACGTCGGTTTTCCCCTGGACTGCGCGGGCGTCTAAGCCGACATACTCTGAGAATGGCTGGTTACAGAGCTGGTACACGCCTTCGCAGTCCTTCACCGAGATCAGGTCGGGGATTGCGTCAATCACGGCCCGGAGTCGCGCACGCCGGAGGATCACATCCGCTGAGAGGCTGGTCTTCTGCTCTTGGGCGTCTTCGCTCAGCGAGCCGGCCGGGTTGATCTCCGGAGGCTCTCCCCAGGTGGATGAGGTCATCGTGTCATTCCTAATACCGGGTCGG contains:
- a CDS encoding ATP-binding protein, translated to MTSSTWGEPPEINPAGSLSEDAQEQKTSLSADVILRRARLRAVIDAIPDLISVKDCEGVYQLCNQPFSEYVGLDARAVQGKTDVELFDEGEALRRSALDDEVLSGEKTLRSESWHDAADGRTALFDTLEAPFYNYEGDLLGLIKISRDITERHRIAEELRDAHDQLREQYEHLKKLETLRDSLTHMIVHDLRSPLMGMITSLQMMEMDSDTLSEEHQTDLAGAVRSALRLSQMVTGVLDVSTIEAEGMELDIRVHQCVETARAALDTLGGMITERDVTVEAEGDVQAAYDEQVVTRVIANLVSNALTFTPEDGSVKVTVRKDENGSARVEVRDTGDGIPAEYHELIFEKFGQVGRGERRVKVSTGLGLAFCKLAVEAHGGRIGVVSQVGEGSTFWFELPDLESNP